The sequence AGCTTTGTTGAAGTAATGTTAAGATAGGTTCCCAATTATTCTGGCGATAATTGTAATAATATGGATACATCGGACCAACCCCTTGTAGTAAATTTTTATCCTAATTACTATTTGTATGATAAGTGCCTACATAGGGTGAATGTTTCCCTAGTAAAATAGCAATCTATTTGCTATTTTTTTATAGCCCATTTATACTAATTACCATGAATTAACAATCAAAGGTGAGAACATGTATAAAACAGCAAAGAAGATCGCGATATTATTGTTTCGCTTATTTGGAAAAATTGACACTCAAAATAAACATTTGCTGCCAGAAAATGAAGGTTATATTGTAGCATGTACGCACGAGGGCTGGTTAGAGATTGTCGCTTTAGGTATTGTCTTACCTAAACCGATTCATTTTATGGCAAAAAAGGAGCTTTTTCAAAATAAAATATATGATTTCTTTTTAACCAGGTTAAATGCCTTTCCGGTAAATCGAGAAAATCCAGGGCCAAGCAGTATTAAAATGCCTATAAAGCTATTGAAAGCTGGAGAAGTTGTCGGAATTTTCCCAAGCGGTATGAGAACAAGCGAGGATGTTTCATTAAAAAGAGGGGCAGTCACAATTGCAAATCTGGCGAAAACCCCAATTGTTCCAGCTTATTATAAGGGGCCTTTTTACTTAAAAGAACTTATTTTTCTCAGAAAAAAACCGACCATCATTTTCGGGGAACCTTTCTATATAAATGTTTCCCATAAAGAAGATTTTGAAAAATATACGGACTTTTTAAATCAACAAATTCAAATATTAAAAGATCACATACATTAATTTCATTAAGGAATGGTAGTACTTGGCAACAGATAAGGGTATACTAGTTATAAGGGATTTGTTTCTCTGGGTCTTCTGTTGTTTACATTCTTACAGAAGGCGATCGTGTAAACAAGAAAGGAGACCAATATGACTGCAACCATATACCAGGCTAAACTAGGAGACGGAATCAAACAGAAGGGAATTAAACGAACAGATTCCTTTTTCAGTACTCCAGAAGAAGCTGTTGCCGAAGCCTTTGCGCTAAAGAAAAAAATCGATGGAAAATATGATCATAAAATTGAATGGGATTACGAAGGAGAAATCACTGGTTCCTCCAGTAACTTAAAGATTTTAAAGGGATATTTACACGGAGACCGAAAAACACACGCATTCTATCTGCAAATTGTATCGTTCAAAAAATCAAAGAAGCATTCGATTGTTTCTCCTATCAAACCATCCAAGTTATCAGCCAAGGATCAAAAAGCCTTAGATAATGCCGTTAAATGGTATGCGTAAAAAAAGAGAGCACCTACCTGATGGTAGCTGCTCTCTTCCCGTTTTGTGGGCAGTTTTTGCCTTTCTACTTTTGAGTAAGCCCTATGATCATCACAATGAGCACCAGCAACTGGATGGTTACTTCTACATCCATCGAAAGCCGCCTCCTCTTCATAAGTGAAGCTCATTCCTCCGGCTCTTTACTCATAGAAAAGGACTTACGTTTCCCCACTAGATTTATATTCGGCCACGTTTAAAATATGCCTAGCAGGACAGTTGCTTTAGCAAAATTTTATGTTTTTACCATATACCTAATACATCCATCATAACAAGGACAATCAATGGAGGGGCCACATAACGGATTGTAATATACCAAGCTTCAAATAATCCCTTTTTTAGCCAATTTCCTTTTTTTAATTCACTATAAAGAAGGGAACGTTTCATTTTCAATGGAACAAAAATAGAAATTAAAAGTGCTCCAAATGGAAGTAAGACATTACTGACTGTATAATCAGCAAAATCGAAAATCGTTTTACCAAAAATCTTTACCTCTGCTAAGATTCCGAATGATAAAGCAGATGGGACACCTAGTGCAAAAATCGCCAAACCAAGTATCCACGACCATTTTAGTCTTTGCTCTGGCTTTCCGTTTGATATAACCGAAACGATTATTTCTAATAAAGAAAAGGCGGATGTTAAGGCAGCAAACAAAAATAATACTAAAAAAGCGATAAAAAACAACATCCCAAATGGAAGCTGACTAAAGACAGTAGGCAACACGTTAAATAAAAGAACCGGACCGGCATTAGGTTCTAAATGAAAGG is a genomic window of Bacillus oleivorans containing:
- a CDS encoding lysophospholipid acyltransferase family protein, translated to MYKTAKKIAILLFRLFGKIDTQNKHLLPENEGYIVACTHEGWLEIVALGIVLPKPIHFMAKKELFQNKIYDFFLTRLNAFPVNRENPGPSSIKMPIKLLKAGEVVGIFPSGMRTSEDVSLKRGAVTIANLAKTPIVPAYYKGPFYLKELIFLRKKPTIIFGEPFYINVSHKEDFEKYTDFLNQQIQILKDHIH